A stretch of Oligoflexia bacterium DNA encodes these proteins:
- a CDS encoding ATP-binding protein, which produces MTQEAIGSILENKLRKQTVQCISEHNMLKQDDHVLVGLSGGKDSWALLHLLKMIQKKAPYRFSISAVTVDGGLIGLEGDVLQAQCDLLQIPFYLERQPVFEIVSEKKAEGSTFCSMCAKMRRGILYSIAKKLGANKIALGHHLNDAIETLFLNMFYGGRMAAMPPVLKSNAGHEADIIRPMLYLTETDIEVFSLEKQFKTVGCACPVCPIHPEFDDAQTDLKRFSMKKVLKDMAKHNPQMYDHARKALKNLELDRFFMSQSMLAKKGIEHEA; this is translated from the coding sequence ATGACTCAAGAAGCAATTGGTAGCATACTAGAAAACAAACTGCGTAAACAAACGGTTCAATGTATCAGTGAACATAACATGTTAAAACAAGATGATCATGTCTTGGTTGGGCTTTCAGGAGGCAAAGACTCTTGGGCACTATTGCATTTGCTTAAAATGATACAAAAAAAAGCTCCCTACAGATTTTCTATTTCAGCAGTGACCGTTGATGGCGGTTTGATTGGCTTAGAAGGCGATGTTTTACAAGCCCAATGTGATCTTTTGCAAATTCCATTTTATCTGGAGCGACAACCCGTGTTTGAAATTGTTTCTGAGAAAAAAGCGGAAGGCAGTACTTTTTGTAGCATGTGTGCAAAAATGCGGCGGGGAATTTTGTACAGTATTGCAAAAAAGCTAGGAGCCAATAAAATTGCATTGGGACATCATTTAAATGATGCCATTGAGACTTTATTTTTAAATATGTTTTATGGTGGTCGCATGGCAGCCATGCCGCCAGTATTAAAATCCAATGCTGGGCATGAAGCAGATATTATTAGGCCCATGCTTTACCTTACAGAAACAGATATAGAAGTATTTTCTCTTGAAAAACAATTTAAGACTGTGGGTTGTGCTTGTCCAGTCTGCCCTATTCATCCTGAGTTTGATGATGCGCAAACTGATTTAAAACGCTTCAGCATGAAAAAAGTACTTAAAGACATGGCCAAACATAATCCACAGATGTATGACCATGCCCGCAAAGCTTTAAAAAATTTAGAGTTGGATCGATTTTTTATGAGTCAAAGCATGCTGGCAAAAAAAGGAATAGAACATGAAGCATAA
- a CDS encoding PLP-dependent aspartate aminotransferase family protein, with product MKHKGFNTISIHAGEDKKIEGAVVQPIFQSATYLEQEGLAYNDIKYLRLNNSPNHECLGRKLASLEQTEAALLCASGMAAVTTAIMSQCKTGDHIIAQKGLYGGTHHFLVHKAAQLGIELSFIDIDQPSSWQSAVKQNTRLFYCESITNPLMHVGDLAAVPDFCRQHELLSMIDNTFATPYNFKPSQLGFDIIIHSATKYLNGHSDLVAGVICANTALIKQCKSYLDIYGATLDTHACFLLQRGLKTLGLRMSVHNSNAMQLAQFLQEQASIETVYYPGLKDAAVLQHFKGYSGMVSFAVKGGKEAAQNLINHLKIPQHAPSLGGVESLITRPAASSHSSMSEEERQSLGISQALLRLSVGIEDIEDLQEDLHQALKKL from the coding sequence ATGAAGCATAAAGGCTTTAATACAATAAGCATCCATGCTGGAGAAGATAAAAAAATTGAAGGGGCCGTTGTACAGCCTATTTTTCAAAGTGCAACTTATCTTGAGCAAGAAGGCCTAGCCTACAATGACATTAAATATTTGCGATTAAACAATTCTCCCAATCATGAATGCCTGGGCAGAAAATTAGCCAGCTTAGAACAGACAGAAGCGGCCTTGTTATGTGCTTCTGGCATGGCTGCAGTGACCACAGCGATCATGAGCCAGTGCAAGACAGGAGATCATATTATAGCGCAAAAGGGTTTGTATGGCGGTACACATCATTTTTTGGTGCATAAAGCTGCCCAGTTGGGCATAGAGCTTAGTTTTATTGATATTGATCAGCCCAGTTCTTGGCAATCTGCGGTAAAACAAAACACACGACTTTTTTATTGTGAAAGCATCACCAATCCCTTGATGCATGTTGGAGATTTAGCGGCTGTGCCTGATTTTTGTCGCCAGCATGAATTACTCAGCATGATTGATAATACTTTTGCAACGCCGTACAATTTTAAACCCAGTCAATTGGGTTTTGATATCATTATTCATAGTGCAACCAAATATCTTAATGGACACAGTGATTTGGTGGCAGGAGTGATCTGTGCCAATACAGCTTTAATTAAACAGTGTAAAAGCTATTTGGATATTTACGGAGCTACATTGGATACGCACGCTTGTTTTCTTTTGCAAAGAGGCTTAAAAACCTTAGGTTTAAGAATGAGTGTACACAATAGCAATGCGATGCAGTTGGCACAATTTTTACAAGAACAAGCAAGCATAGAAACGGTATATTACCCTGGTTTAAAGGATGCAGCGGTTTTACAGCATTTTAAAGGCTACTCAGGGATGGTATCTTTTGCAGTTAAAGGCGGTAAAGAAGCTGCACAAAATTTGATAAACCATTTAAAAATACCACAGCATGCACCCAGCCTAGGTGGTGTAGAATCTTTGATTACCCGGCCTGCAGCCAGTTCGCACTCATCCATGAGTGAAGAAGAAAGGCAGTCTTTGGGTATATCTCAGGCTTTATTGCGGTTATCTGTTGGAATAGAAGACATTGAAGATTTGCAAGAAGATCTTCATCAAGCCTTGAAAAAACTATAG